CATTGTTGGAGCAACACAAGtaagatataataatattactttaaatGAAATAGATTTCTTCAGTGTTGCATAACATTTTAATATCTTTTAccattctttctttttcaggCAAACATGCAAAAAAGATAAAGGTGCAGCAATGACATTGGTATATAAGAAAGTTGCCTGGGATCATCCACTGATAAGTTGTGATAAACCCGTTTTCTTAGCAGCTGATGCTAACACTAAGAAAGTTTTAATGCACCAGAAATTCAAACCAAAATCAAGTGTAAAAAATTTGAACTTGCCTTTGGTAAGAATGAtacatttatattcaaattaatattatatttaatttgggCTGGTGTATAGTACCCATATACCTAGAATGGTAATTGGTAACTaattcattgtatttttttaggaaATTGTATTGAACCATTCAGAAGTGAAATTGCATCATAACTTAGCAGATGCTAACATTGCAATGTGTTCTCCTTCTGTGCCACCATTGTTTTCGGATAATTTTGATTTTCAAACAAGAGATGATTTTATACATGGCATTCTTATAAATGAAGAGATTCTTGCTAGTTCTCTGTACTACACATTATTGAAAGAAAATCAATATGCCGCTGCAGTTACTAATTGGAAGACTTATCAAACCATTTGGTGAGTTATACCTCCTGTCCCTGAAATCCTTAGTCTGGAAATACTTTTATAagttatataggtacataattgtGTTAGTTGTTCCATTTAGTGCCTCAATGgtaataacaatttatatttcTGATTTACAGTCGTGATGTTCTGCACAACTGGGCATATCCTTTGTCCATTGAGACAGGTTCATTTTACAGAGACAATTATCATCTCATTGGATATCATAATTTCCGCAATAAAAGTTCAACATTGAGCAGGTGAGAGAAGCACTGATAGAGTAAAAATATACAATGTTCTtcagtatttttgtttttatgtatttaataaatatacttgtTATTTTCAGATCTTGTACATTAGTGGAAGATGTACTGATAGGAGACAATACTCACATCAATGATCATACTTCAGTCACAAAATCAGTGATTGGACACAACTGTAAGATAGGAAGCAATGTAACAATCACTGGATGCCAGATCATGAACAATGTGGTTGTGAAAGACAACTGCCAAATTATGAATAGTTTCCTAGATGATAACTCTGTTGTTGAAGAGAACTGTACTTTGGAGGGTGGTGCAATCATAGCAGCAAATGTTGTTGTGAAAGCAGGCAGTCAGCTTAACGGGAATATTATTGAATGTATTGATGACAAGGAACATGGTTTGTAAAACTATTTTGATAAAACATTCAGCTATTTTTCTAGCATTTGATTGTTAGAAATATTAAATCTTGCTATACTTTCAGAGAAAATTTTAACAAAGTCAACTTCAGAGAGTGGTACAGACTGGGAGAATGAGTCGTCAGGCAGTGGAGGTGATGAATTCATTGGGTTTGAGAAAAAGTGGTCAGATAGCGAGTCTTGCTATTCTTCTGACAGCAGTGAGGAGTCTACATTGCCAGATTCACCAGTTCCAGAGGATACCAACAGTAAGATGAATAatgtttaaaaagtaataaataataatgtttttgatatcatatttttaaaattatatttttaattttcagtcTTCCTGCAAGAAGTAATTGATAGTTTAGCGAGAGGATATGAAGAGAAACTTAAATGTGACTATTTGATATTAGAAATCAACTCTTCAAGATATGCATATAACATACAACTTCATGAAGTTAACTTTTTTGTTGTAAGGGCAATGCTAAGTATGCCTGTACTTACCCAGACTAAGAATGTCCTCAGTACTGTGAAAGATATTTTGAAGTACTTCAGACCAGTGTTGGCAAACTATATTAAAACTAAACCATCTATAATGGACTGCTTGCGGGCTATTGAAGTAAGTAATCTTTTTTCAAACTTTGTGTTGAACCACAATTATgctgtatttataatattttttgtattttttttctatattgtaGTGTGAAAATATTAGTTGAAGCCTTGTAATATCAAATTGCTTTATTTTTAGGAAAGCTGCCTTAAATGTGAATGGCTGGATGGTAAAACTGGTCAGGTCATACATTTATTGTATGAAGCCGATGTTGTTGATGAAGACTCATTACTAGAATGGTATAAGGATTTAAAAGAGAATGAAAGCCCTGTTTTGAAACAGCCTGCACTAGTGAAGTTCTTTGAATGGCTAGAAGAAGCTAGTGAAGAAAGTGAAGAATCAGATTGAGAAGACAGTGTGATATTTttgaagaaatataaataaaaatatcataattgTTGTTGTTCTTGTTTATATTAGAAACACTCACAAGTCTCACACATTAAGTCAGTTTGACATAATACTGTTCTAAAATATTAACACACAGTAGCATAAagtttattacatttatctaATAGTAGCATACTGTTGAAATTGAACAGTTGAGAAGGTTCTGAATTTATTGATGTCAAAAGATGTGGGTTCACAAGGCGAGTGAACCTTAATCTGCCTCATATGTGTATCCCGTCCATTTTGGTGATTGCTCAGCACTGCTATTTGTATCATATAAGTTCTGATCGGCCTGTCATGAATGTCTTTTATAGGTATCACTTCCCAACCTGAAATCAAAACCTGTAAAGTTTGACTGCCAAACAAAAACTAAGCagcttttaataaaattgtgaatttGATAATAGTCATACCATTGGGTTCAATTAATTCTATTACTTCAATCTCCTGTAGATCGTTAAAGTGAGTTCCAGCTCGAATAGATATCCTGCTCGGAGTGTAGCTTTCGTCCAATTTATAGTCCGTGTAAATGTATATATGGGAGACCATAGTTTTACGTTGAAATTGAATATTTACAAGATGCGGCAACTGGCCGTCGGACTGCCAGTACGTGTCCATACAATCATCTCTGAGCTGATCGATACCAAAACCTGTAATTATCTAAGCTTCAGTATTGGTTTACTATAATACTTCAGAGTTGAAAAATGGACGAAATACAAACCGGGTTTGCATGAAGATAGGCTCCAGATAGCATGATTCCCAACTTCTCGGACTGTACCTGACCTTTCACTCACTAATGGATCTTTTTCAGAAGCCATAATAAGATTTGTAAACTTAATGATATTGCGGTCAACTCAACGAACAAACAGCAAAGTATCGTAGCCAAAGCAAACTAACAGCCAAAGCCACACCGTGAAATCTGCGTAGAACGAATGTTGTCGATAGGCGCCATATTTTTTAACGATGTATGACAAATTGTGCTGGCCTGTGATTGGTTAGCGGTGACAGCCATCTTTATCGGCCATCTTTACCGGTGTACTGTCAAAGATGGCCGACACAGATGACAAACTGTGTGATCGAGTGAAGTGTATTTGTGCTTATCTTCTCCACTTTATCTTGTAATACAAAGCCCAGTGAATCTTTTCGCATGTATTTTCTTTCGAAAATGTATCGCGAGTGCTGTGTTTGCAAAAATTCGTGACCAGGCGCTGTTTTCATTGCATCATTTTCCATGCACCGAGAAAAGACTCAATAAGTGGCGGAAGTGTCTCAAAAACGAAATTAATTCAAAAGATACACCAAGAAGTGAACTTTTGAATCTCTTTGTGTGTAAATCGCATATTAAAAGGCATGGATTTATCCCGTCTAAATCTAAAGAAGTGTGTGCCTCCGATGTAAGAACCATTTCTTGCATCacgtaaaaaatattgtatgaaattaaaaaataa
The genomic region above belongs to Pectinophora gossypiella chromosome 4, ilPecGoss1.1, whole genome shotgun sequence and contains:
- the LOC126366384 gene encoding translation initiation factor eIF-2B subunit epsilon, whose amino-acid sequence is MELDKENVVQAVVIMDTFNNNFTPISKSKPMALVTVAGVPLLDYTLESLALGGVGETILFCCQDGAKIKDHIKNKTENKAPWSINMDVQVFTSDTCQTMGDVMREIDAAGLIRGYFVLTGVNSVTNVNFAALLEQHKQTCKKDKGAAMTLVYKKVAWDHPLISCDKPVFLAADANTKKVLMHQKFKPKSSVKNLNLPLEIVLNHSEVKLHHNLADANIAMCSPSVPPLFSDNFDFQTRDDFIHGILINEEILASSLYYTLLKENQYAAAVTNWKTYQTICRDVLHNWAYPLSIETGSFYRDNYHLIGYHNFRNKSSTLSRSCTLVEDVLIGDNTHINDHTSVTKSVIGHNCKIGSNVTITGCQIMNNVVVKDNCQIMNSFLDDNSVVEENCTLEGGAIIAANVVVKAGSQLNGNIIECIDDKEHEKILTKSTSESGTDWENESSGSGGDEFIGFEKKWSDSESCYSSDSSEESTLPDSPVPEDTNIFLQEVIDSLARGYEEKLKCDYLILEINSSRYAYNIQLHEVNFFVVRAMLSMPVLTQTKNVLSTVKDILKYFRPVLANYIKTKPSIMDCLRAIEESCLKCEWLDGKTGQVIHLLYEADVVDEDSLLEWYKDLKENESPVLKQPALVKFFEWLEEASEESEESD
- the LOC126366387 gene encoding anaphase-promoting complex subunit 10; its protein translation is MASEKDPLVSERSGTVREVGNHAIWSLSSCKPGFGIDQLRDDCMDTYWQSDGQLPHLVNIQFQRKTMVSHIYIYTDYKLDESYTPSRISIRAGTHFNDLQEIEVIELIEPNGWEVIPIKDIHDRPIRTYMIQIAVLSNHQNGRDTHMRQIKVHSPCEPTSFDINKFRTFSTVQFQQYATIR